CCTACGTCTATCTACTAGACACTGAGCGCGGGATTTGTAAAAAAAGTCCGCTTAATTCGCAGGCTAATCTGCCCACGGCTTACTATCTGGCAGAGGAAGATAAGCCCAAACCGCCACCAGCACCCAGACCAGTGCGGAAGTCGGCCGTATTTGCGCCACCACCTCCTAGATATAAAACGCGCCTGGCTAGGGGCTTGGCGGCAGCCGGTATGGCAGTGGCTGCGTTTCTAATAATTTATCCGCTTTGGCCAGGCATTGAATATGAGCTCAGCCGGGCTCTGAACCGGCAAGATAGCGCAAATGCTCAGCTGGTTAAACCCGACAATCTACCCGTGACGGCGGTGAATAAAGTCATTATTCCTAAAATCAAAGTCTCATCTGCCATCCTGGAGGGGCCGGATCTTAGTATTTTAGATCGGGAGGAAGGCGTTTGGCATCAAAAAGGCGAGGCACCAGGGGGCAACTTTGTCTTAGCGGGGCACCGGTTTAAGTATCTTCCGCCTAATACCTCGACATTATATAACCTGGGCAAGCTAGAGCCTGGAGATACGATTGTAATCGACTGGCTGGGGAAGCGGTATGTTTATGCCGTCAGTGAAGTAAAGACAATTGGCGCCGGGGAAGTGAGTATATTAGACCAGTCTTTGAAGCAGCGCATTACGATTTACACCTGCAGTGATAAGCAGG
This portion of the Candidatus Dormiibacterota bacterium genome encodes:
- a CDS encoding sortase; protein product: MVRAKYRLTDKVAQPLKFNPTEKWADDSYVYLLDTERGICKKSPLNSQANLPTAYYLAEEDKPKPPPAPRPVRKSAVFAPPPPRYKTRLARGLAAAGMAVAAFLIIYPLWPGIEYELSRALNRQDSANAQLVKPDNLPVTAVNKVIIPKIKVSSAILEGPDLSILDREEGVWHQKGEAPGGNFVLAGHRFKYLPPNTSTLYNLGKLEPGDTIVIDWLGKRYVYAVSEVKTIGAGEVSILDQSLKQRITIYTCSDKQETERIVAIAEPVPY